In Oceanispirochaeta sp., the following are encoded in one genomic region:
- a CDS encoding sugar kinase yields MARIYTIGEILVEIMRDSVDSPLNQTGNFLGPYPSGAPAIFISTVSQLNHEAKIWGGVAKDKFGELLIDRLESDGVDCSNITVSGKGATAVAFVSYSSDGSREFIYHIDGTPAGDVKFDESGQTVPDYFHVMGCSLMVNDSLQENICRAVEWAGSKGARISFDPNLRPELLGDKNLYDVVGPVIDQTSIFLPGVDELLMFSDSSDVDEAVKDVFSKYPKMEIIHLKKGKCGSTIYTRDKQVDIPIYPIERVLEIVDPTGAGDSFDAAFLCGLAEDMSLEDAGNYASKAGAINSTVYGPMGGDMKLIHHDFMSDAE; encoded by the coding sequence ATGGCTAGAATTTACACTATAGGAGAAATCCTGGTTGAGATTATGAGAGATTCGGTTGATTCACCCTTAAATCAAACAGGTAATTTTTTGGGCCCATACCCATCTGGAGCTCCGGCTATATTCATTTCTACTGTTTCCCAGTTAAACCATGAAGCAAAGATCTGGGGGGGTGTGGCAAAGGATAAATTTGGAGAACTGCTGATTGACCGGCTGGAATCAGATGGGGTTGACTGTTCAAATATCACAGTTTCCGGTAAAGGAGCCACAGCGGTTGCTTTTGTCTCCTATTCCTCAGATGGCAGCCGTGAATTTATCTATCATATAGACGGCACTCCCGCCGGAGATGTTAAGTTTGATGAATCAGGTCAAACCGTCCCCGACTATTTTCATGTCATGGGCTGTTCTCTCATGGTTAATGACTCCCTGCAGGAAAATATCTGCAGGGCCGTTGAATGGGCCGGTTCGAAAGGAGCCCGAATTTCCTTTGATCCCAATCTCAGACCCGAGCTTCTGGGGGATAAAAATTTATATGATGTTGTTGGTCCGGTGATTGATCAAACATCCATCTTTCTCCCCGGTGTTGATGAATTGCTGATGTTTTCTGATTCCTCCGATGTTGATGAGGCTGTGAAGGATGTATTCAGTAAATATCCTAAAATGGAAATCATCCACTTAAAAAAGGGTAAGTGTGGTTCCACCATCTATACCCGGGATAAGCAGGTGGATATTCCCATTTATCCTATCGAGAGAGTTCTGGAAATCGTTGATCCCACCGGAGCAGGAGACTCCTTTGATGCAGCCTTCCTCTGTGGTCTGGCTGAGGATATGTCTTTGGAAGATGCCGGGAATTATGCATCAAAAGCAGGAGCGATCAATTCCACAGTTTATGGCCCCATGGGGGGAGACATGAAATTGATTCATCATGATTTTATGAGTGATGCAGAATAA
- a CDS encoding aldose 1-epimerase family protein produces the protein MASESVASPGYMGVPFPMIQLKNDRINASIDPLGAELKSLKLDGKEYLWQGSPDSWNASSPQLFPIIGKALPSGWEYEGKTFTMDNHGFARKSVFDIVEKTEDSCLLRLKDSSETQKAFPFAFILDISYTLKGSALLVSYSVKNPESRESLFSIGAHPGFNCPLSGNTAFGDYYLEFNKEETISRRYKDEYLSGESSPVIQSQKRLGLDHSLFDRGAIILSGLESDRVTLKSDKSPSSVTMDFTGFPDFGIWTMAGKKAPYVCLEPWFGVDSTVGDSADFNKKEGLVRLKGKEDFSCSYSLTLT, from the coding sequence TTGGCAAGTGAATCTGTTGCATCCCCGGGGTATATGGGTGTACCCTTCCCTATGATTCAATTGAAAAATGACCGTATAAACGCGTCCATCGATCCTCTGGGAGCAGAACTGAAAAGCCTGAAACTGGATGGAAAGGAATACCTCTGGCAGGGGAGTCCTGATTCGTGGAATGCCAGTTCCCCTCAGCTGTTTCCCATCATTGGAAAAGCACTCCCCAGCGGCTGGGAGTATGAGGGAAAGACCTTCACAATGGATAATCATGGATTTGCCAGGAAGAGCGTCTTCGACATTGTGGAAAAGACCGAAGATTCCTGTCTCCTCCGGTTGAAGGACTCATCGGAGACGCAGAAAGCGTTTCCCTTTGCCTTTATTCTGGACATTTCATACACACTGAAAGGCTCCGCATTATTAGTGAGTTATTCTGTGAAAAACCCGGAAAGCCGGGAGAGTCTTTTTTCCATCGGAGCTCATCCCGGTTTTAACTGTCCCCTGTCGGGAAACACGGCCTTTGGGGATTATTATCTCGAATTCAACAAAGAGGAAACCATCAGCCGTCGTTACAAAGACGAATATTTAAGCGGAGAATCATCTCCTGTCATTCAGAGTCAGAAGCGCTTAGGCCTGGATCACAGTCTCTTTGATCGTGGAGCCATCATACTCTCAGGACTGGAGTCCGACAGGGTGACCCTTAAATCAGACAAATCCCCCTCATCGGTCACCATGGATTTTACTGGATTCCCTGATTTCGGTATCTGGACTATGGCTGGAAAGAAGGCTCCTTATGTCTGCCTGGAACCCTGGTTCGGTGTCGATTCAACTGTGGGAGATTCTGCTGATTTTAATAAGAAGGAGGGCCTGGTCAGGCTGAAGGGGAAAGAAGACTTTTCCTGTTCCTACAGTCTGACTCTGACCTGA
- a CDS encoding LacI family DNA-binding transcriptional regulator — MKRTMKDLAEELGISRTTVSLVLKGKADQYRISMETQKRILDLVEKEGYKPNYFAQGLNNGKTMTIGVIFPDVFEEFMVAMIRGIGEVMEAEDYTMILMTSRFSQGREKKNIEELLHRGIDGMLLIPSCDFRGNWEKRIHLSKAQLKMTPLVQIDRVTDSWQGSSVVQDDRMGGIWAAEYLQQMGCREMAVVSLDLSASSIRGRITGFASIIPEYHSILLKEQNRQSDDLNIALEKMLLDAPNQTPRGFFVTTAGLAIRVKEILLDRGLSLNKDYFLVRFGEDPQGYRSGMACIGQPHYEMGREAARLLVRQIQGGKSERRMILPVSSPQKSPRMS; from the coding sequence ATGAAGCGCACCATGAAAGATCTGGCTGAAGAGCTGGGCATTTCCAGAACAACAGTATCTCTGGTATTGAAGGGTAAGGCAGATCAGTACAGGATCAGTATGGAAACACAGAAAAGGATTCTTGATCTCGTGGAAAAGGAAGGTTATAAACCCAACTACTTTGCTCAGGGGCTGAATAATGGAAAGACAATGACAATCGGGGTGATTTTTCCTGACGTCTTCGAAGAATTCATGGTGGCAATGATCCGGGGTATCGGGGAAGTAATGGAAGCAGAGGATTACACAATGATCCTGATGACCAGCCGCTTCAGCCAGGGAAGAGAGAAAAAAAATATTGAAGAACTTCTACACCGGGGAATAGACGGGATGCTGCTCATTCCCAGTTGTGACTTCAGGGGGAATTGGGAGAAACGGATTCATCTGAGTAAGGCTCAGTTGAAAATGACTCCCCTGGTCCAGATAGACAGAGTCACCGACTCCTGGCAGGGTTCATCTGTGGTTCAGGATGACAGGATGGGGGGGATCTGGGCTGCCGAGTATCTTCAACAAATGGGCTGCCGGGAAATGGCAGTTGTATCACTGGACCTGTCTGCATCCTCCATCAGAGGCAGAATAACAGGATTCGCCAGCATCATCCCCGAATATCACAGCATACTGCTCAAGGAACAGAACAGGCAAAGCGATGATTTAAACATTGCCCTGGAGAAAATGCTACTGGATGCGCCTAATCAGACCCCCCGGGGATTTTTTGTGACCACCGCAGGACTCGCCATCAGGGTCAAAGAAATACTCCTGGACAGAGGACTTTCATTGAATAAGGATTATTTTCTGGTTCGCTTTGGAGAAGATCCCCAGGGCTACAGAAGCGGCATGGCCTGTATCGGTCAGCCCCATTATGAGATGGGAAGAGAAGCGGCACGCCTCCTTGTCAGGCAGATCCAAGGCGGTAAAAGTGAAAGAAGAATGATCCTCCCTGTGTCGTCTCCCCAAAAGTCTCCTCGAATGTCTTAG
- a CDS encoding lysoplasmalogenase: MGGIKWFVTTFFSGVYSMFFLPSLPFLLISLLHIFGEVIDSRTIRHISKPFLIPLLALFYFNSAPSVSPLLVAALAGGWLGDLFLMVPDRGEQKTWFKLGLVFFLLGHIFYVGAFFMKGRLSGLPLIGVVLAAGFLLFGLIVFLKMKDFMGKLFIPVTLYISVIALMGASTTLCFSTQATRAVTLAVSGALIFMISDTMNAWNRFVEEIPHERVLTMTTYLAGQFLLILGFVQFAG, encoded by the coding sequence ATGGGAGGAATAAAATGGTTTGTCACCACTTTTTTTTCAGGAGTTTATTCAATGTTCTTCCTTCCTTCCCTGCCTTTTCTACTCATTTCTCTCCTTCATATCTTTGGTGAAGTCATCGATTCCAGGACTATCCGGCATATCAGTAAACCCTTTTTGATCCCTCTTCTGGCTCTCTTCTATTTCAACTCTGCACCGAGTGTGTCGCCTCTCCTTGTTGCGGCTCTGGCCGGTGGATGGCTGGGTGATCTGTTTTTGATGGTTCCTGACAGGGGTGAACAAAAAACCTGGTTTAAGCTTGGTCTTGTTTTCTTTTTACTGGGACATATTTTCTATGTCGGTGCTTTCTTTATGAAGGGCCGTCTGTCCGGATTACCCCTCATAGGGGTTGTTTTGGCGGCAGGCTTTCTTTTGTTCGGCCTTATTGTTTTTCTTAAGATGAAAGATTTCATGGGGAAACTCTTTATCCCCGTCACCCTATATATTTCAGTCATTGCCTTGATGGGAGCATCCACTACTCTCTGCTTTTCCACGCAAGCAACCAGAGCTGTGACCCTCGCTGTATCGGGAGCCCTGATCTTTATGATTTCCGACACAATGAACGCCTGGAATCGCTTTGTAGAGGAAATTCCCCATGAACGTGTCCTGACCATGACGACCTACCTGGCCGGTCAGTTCCTCTTGATTCTGGGGTTTGTTCAATTCGCTGGCTAA
- a CDS encoding chemotaxis protein CheW, with product MIETKLNQYLTFTVASEQYAINVTHIREVLEFQSVSKVPRMPDFMRGIINLRGSVVPVLDLKMKFGLGETEKDIDTSVIVTEMTMDGDTVVIGLLTDAVSEVLELEDDEIEPTPYIGTKVNTEFIRGMGKKGDAFIIILDINKVLTHQEIVSAVSETSS from the coding sequence ATGATAGAAACCAAGCTGAACCAATATCTGACTTTTACAGTTGCCAGTGAACAATATGCAATCAATGTCACTCATATCAGAGAAGTCCTTGAATTTCAGTCTGTATCGAAGGTTCCCAGGATGCCCGATTTCATGAGAGGGATCATCAACCTCCGGGGCAGCGTGGTGCCCGTGCTGGACCTCAAGATGAAATTCGGACTGGGAGAAACTGAAAAAGACATTGATACCAGTGTAATCGTCACAGAGATGACCATGGATGGTGATACTGTCGTCATCGGTCTTCTCACCGATGCTGTCAGCGAAGTACTGGAATTGGAAGACGATGAAATCGAACCAACACCCTATATCGGGACAAAGGTAAATACCGAGTTTATCCGGGGCATGGGAAAAAAAGGGGATGCATTTATCATCATACTGGATATCAACAAAGTCCTGACCCATCAGGAGATTGTCTCTGCCGTATCAGAAACAAGCAGCTGA
- a CDS encoding adenylate/guanylate cyclase domain-containing protein → MNSDIKVLQIKQKLSVVCDRAIEECLLEKLPIRKALAKILPLICRIIGAREMMIRTMDENLKQISMKSKGFLEAWTLLVPSEMPGDEFKPRNFPLEDANLVVASLDVVDRVIGLCAFAFKGDLTPREISLKADLVNTAAELLDNFLEGIASNARKQSIILFATEALRDRIFEAGADKAVKLLCEELKLAEFILVYGDMDTTTGEDLRYRFYKKGEMLHNSIDNPDETYLNILNDKDKALNAKDRSFSALLSGDGIQEKALQNGMNTNLIGKFIIRPEGGGLNPESRDIIRIFAECLCQRLFDYNRERRYLSRCFCAKDVQRLLGEPDFYNKYLSPREEDIVIFFTDITSFTSICEKALNNASEIGDLVNRWSRMVLDVLYRYDGVFDKMVGDCVIGLFGPPFFESSMEQRTENALSAAAAIVKGTIELGQAMGLEERIIKANVADHLTTSNGIHCGPTSVGFFGPNEDYTGFSSAMNHAARLQGHASGGEVLVTTILLENLPGGPLGIAPQEDLTVDFAGPWEIAVKNVTKPLEYYRCFFNKEVKYV, encoded by the coding sequence ATGAACTCTGACATAAAAGTACTCCAAATTAAACAAAAGTTGAGTGTGGTTTGTGACCGGGCCATTGAAGAGTGTCTCCTCGAAAAACTACCCATCCGCAAAGCCCTGGCCAAGATACTCCCCCTGATCTGCCGGATCATCGGTGCCCGGGAGATGATGATCAGGACCATGGATGAAAACCTCAAACAAATTTCAATGAAATCCAAAGGCTTTCTGGAGGCCTGGACTCTTCTGGTCCCCAGTGAAATGCCCGGGGATGAGTTTAAACCCAGAAATTTCCCTCTGGAAGATGCAAATCTGGTGGTAGCCTCCCTGGATGTTGTGGACAGAGTCATTGGCCTGTGTGCTTTTGCTTTTAAAGGAGATTTAACTCCCCGGGAGATCAGCCTCAAGGCCGACCTTGTGAATACGGCAGCAGAACTTCTGGACAACTTTCTGGAGGGGATTGCCTCAAATGCCAGAAAACAGAGCATAATCCTGTTTGCCACAGAAGCCCTCCGGGACAGGATCTTCGAAGCCGGAGCCGATAAAGCGGTGAAGCTGCTGTGCGAAGAACTCAAGCTGGCCGAGTTCATACTGGTCTACGGTGATATGGATACCACTACCGGTGAGGATCTCCGTTACCGGTTCTACAAGAAGGGTGAAATGCTTCATAATTCCATCGACAACCCGGATGAAACCTATCTGAACATCCTCAATGACAAAGATAAAGCCCTGAATGCAAAAGACCGATCCTTTTCCGCCCTCCTCTCCGGGGATGGTATTCAGGAAAAGGCCCTTCAAAACGGGATGAACACCAATCTTATCGGAAAGTTCATCATCCGCCCCGAAGGAGGGGGGTTGAATCCTGAAAGCCGGGACATCATCAGGATTTTTGCAGAATGCCTCTGTCAGAGACTCTTTGACTACAACAGGGAACGCCGCTACCTGTCCAGGTGCTTTTGCGCCAAGGATGTTCAGCGCCTTCTGGGAGAACCCGATTTCTACAACAAGTACCTCAGCCCCAGGGAAGAGGACATCGTCATCTTTTTTACGGACATCACATCCTTTACATCTATTTGTGAAAAAGCTCTGAACAATGCCTCGGAGATTGGAGACCTGGTTAACCGCTGGTCCCGCATGGTACTGGACGTCCTTTACCGATACGACGGTGTCTTTGATAAAATGGTAGGAGACTGTGTAATCGGACTCTTTGGACCACCCTTTTTCGAATCCTCAATGGAACAAAGAACTGAAAATGCACTATCTGCCGCGGCAGCCATCGTCAAAGGAACCATTGAATTGGGTCAGGCCATGGGGCTGGAAGAACGGATCATCAAGGCCAATGTGGCGGACCACCTGACCACATCCAATGGGATTCACTGTGGTCCCACCTCTGTCGGGTTTTTTGGTCCCAACGAAGATTATACAGGATTTTCATCCGCCATGAATCATGCCGCACGCCTCCAGGGACATGCCTCGGGAGGAGAGGTACTGGTCACGACGATCCTGCTGGAAAATTTACCCGGCGGCCCTCTGGGGATCGCCCCCCAGGAGGATTTAACCGTAGACTTTGCCGGTCCATGGGAAATTGCCGTTAAGAATGTAACAAAACCTCTGGAATACTACCGCTGTTTTTTCAACAAGGAAGTCAAATATGTCTAA
- a CDS encoding DNA-3-methyladenine glycosylase I encodes MSKQRCSWCGSDPLYTAYHDEEWGVPVYDNERKHFENLILESAQAGLSWITILKRRETYRLAYKGFDPQVIASWGEEDVLRLLQDPGVIRNRRKIESSINNARCFLVVKEEFGSFSDYYWHFQEGRPILNNWEKEEQIPALTSLSEIISKDMKKRGFSFLGPTVTYANMQSVGMVNDHLRSCFRYKEVIDS; translated from the coding sequence ATGTCTAAACAGCGCTGCTCCTGGTGCGGAAGCGATCCACTTTACACGGCCTATCATGATGAGGAGTGGGGGGTCCCGGTCTATGATAACGAGAGGAAACACTTTGAAAACCTGATCCTTGAATCCGCTCAGGCCGGACTCAGCTGGATTACGATACTCAAGCGAAGAGAAACCTACAGACTGGCTTACAAGGGGTTTGATCCCCAGGTCATCGCCTCCTGGGGGGAGGAGGATGTTTTAAGACTCCTTCAGGACCCTGGTGTGATCCGAAACAGGCGTAAAATTGAATCATCCATCAACAATGCCCGCTGTTTCCTCGTGGTGAAGGAGGAGTTCGGCAGTTTTTCAGACTATTACTGGCACTTCCAGGAGGGCCGGCCCATCCTTAACAATTGGGAAAAAGAAGAGCAGATCCCTGCGCTAACCTCCCTTTCAGAAATCATCTCCAAAGACATGAAGAAAAGAGGATTCTCCTTTTTGGGCCCCACCGTCACCTATGCAAATATGCAGTCTGTGGGCATGGTCAATGATCATCTCCGGAGTTGTTTCAGATATAAGGAGGTGATTGATTCATGA
- a CDS encoding endo alpha-1,4 polygalactosaminidase, translating to MRIPGLILFSVLLLLSCSSTEKELPKPEGNSDALAVYNQAYHENFEPDSLSLILEEAENAYILLDPFQDEDISDALPPLKARGNQLAAYISIGTGEDWRSDFDQIKPFLAVNPWGDWEGEYFVSQTDNGILVFMKARIDKIAAWGFDWVEFDNMDWIFDEETRNEYALEATEAQGLTYVQALRSYAVGKGLKCMAKNWRSGAENFDGVTFESYSDDKNWWESSDLQDFLAEKKPGIIVHYNERDCDGVYREYMGIYGESLSYIAESRVEKAYIHYNGD from the coding sequence ATGAGGATACCGGGATTGATTCTTTTTTCTGTACTCCTACTCCTTTCCTGCAGCAGTACAGAAAAGGAATTGCCGAAACCCGAAGGGAACAGTGACGCTCTGGCGGTGTATAACCAGGCCTACCATGAGAACTTTGAACCCGACAGCCTGTCCCTCATCCTGGAGGAAGCCGAGAATGCCTACATCCTGCTGGACCCTTTTCAGGATGAAGATATCAGTGATGCCCTGCCCCCCCTGAAAGCCCGGGGAAATCAATTGGCGGCGTACATCAGTATCGGGACCGGAGAAGACTGGCGGTCCGACTTTGACCAGATCAAACCATTCCTGGCAGTCAATCCTTGGGGTGATTGGGAGGGAGAATATTTTGTCAGTCAGACCGACAACGGGATTCTGGTATTTATGAAGGCTAGAATCGACAAGATTGCGGCATGGGGATTTGACTGGGTGGAATTTGACAATATGGACTGGATCTTTGATGAAGAAACCAGAAATGAGTATGCACTGGAAGCCACGGAAGCCCAGGGATTAACGTATGTCCAGGCGCTCAGATCTTATGCGGTCGGCAAGGGATTGAAATGCATGGCCAAGAACTGGCGCTCCGGGGCAGAGAACTTTGATGGGGTGACCTTCGAGTCCTACTCAGATGACAAAAACTGGTGGGAAAGCTCCGATCTGCAGGACTTTCTGGCAGAGAAGAAACCGGGAATCATCGTCCACTACAACGAGAGGGACTGCGACGGAGTCTACAGGGAGTATATGGGTATATATGGGGAGTCTCTGTCTTATATTGCAGAATCCAGAGTTGAAAAAGCCTATATCCATTATAACGGGGATTAA
- a CDS encoding NUDIX domain-containing protein has protein sequence MGHFPVKLTMALLNYEVNPFGGAVLDENSLPAHKSDFQKALSDTLTDLRSQNLQLVWLFLPLGKSGFVETAVALGFTYHHADKNGLQLTLQLIPGAFIPGYATHYLGAGGVLIDEENRILVIQEKYHTKRHYKLPGGALDPGEHIADAVVREVLEETGIRSEFISLNCFRHFHGYRYGLSDIYFVCRLKPLSTEITIDTSEISEALWMPLEEYLNHPDTHPFNRKIVSTTVNTVGLAINQIEDYGTAESHEMFFAPGD, from the coding sequence ATGGGCCATTTCCCTGTAAAGTTAACCATGGCACTCCTTAATTATGAAGTTAACCCCTTTGGGGGAGCTGTTCTGGATGAGAACAGTCTTCCCGCCCATAAGTCGGATTTTCAGAAAGCTCTTTCTGATACATTGACAGATCTTCGTTCTCAGAATCTTCAACTGGTCTGGTTGTTTCTGCCCTTGGGGAAATCCGGCTTTGTGGAAACCGCTGTTGCACTGGGATTTACATATCATCATGCCGACAAGAATGGTCTGCAACTGACTCTACAGCTTATTCCCGGGGCCTTTATTCCCGGTTATGCCACCCACTATCTGGGAGCGGGGGGTGTCTTGATCGATGAGGAGAACCGTATCCTTGTGATTCAGGAAAAGTATCATACCAAGCGGCATTATAAGCTTCCCGGCGGGGCTCTTGACCCGGGTGAACATATTGCCGATGCGGTGGTCAGGGAGGTCCTGGAAGAGACGGGAATACGGAGTGAATTTATCTCTCTCAACTGTTTTCGACACTTTCACGGCTACCGTTACGGGTTGTCGGATATTTATTTTGTCTGCCGATTAAAACCTCTCAGCACAGAGATCACCATCGATACATCAGAGATTTCTGAAGCCCTCTGGATGCCTCTGGAAGAGTATCTGAATCATCCTGATACCCATCCCTTCAACAGGAAGATTGTTTCAACCACTGTGAATACAGTAGGACTGGCCATCAATCAGATTGAGGATTACGGGACCGCCGAGAGTCATGAGATGTTTTTCGCTCCTGGAGATTAA
- a CDS encoding ThuA domain-containing protein, producing the protein MKKALITWGGWDGHEPEACGRIFESILKEKGYEVVFTDNMDCYTDKALMDSLNLIVPVWTMSEISKEQWTGLKDTVLAGCGIAGWHGGMGDSFRSNVEYQFMVGGQWVAHPGGVIDYSIQITSDDPIVSGFKEFKMHSEQYYMHVDPNNEVLATTTFKGNQEGIEWIAGTVMPVAWKRHFGKARVFYASFGHVAADFETAGLKEIMTRGMLWASS; encoded by the coding sequence ATGAAAAAAGCACTTATTACATGGGGAGGCTGGGATGGTCATGAACCCGAAGCCTGCGGCCGTATCTTTGAATCGATTTTAAAAGAAAAGGGCTATGAAGTCGTCTTTACCGACAACATGGACTGTTATACCGACAAGGCTCTGATGGATTCCCTCAATCTGATTGTTCCGGTTTGGACCATGAGTGAGATCAGTAAGGAACAGTGGACGGGACTGAAAGACACTGTGCTGGCAGGCTGCGGTATTGCCGGATGGCACGGCGGGATGGGAGACAGTTTCCGCTCCAATGTGGAGTATCAGTTCATGGTGGGTGGACAATGGGTGGCCCATCCCGGCGGCGTCATTGATTACTCCATTCAAATCACATCGGATGATCCAATTGTCTCCGGATTCAAAGAGTTCAAAATGCATTCGGAGCAGTATTACATGCATGTGGACCCCAACAATGAAGTGTTGGCTACTACCACTTTTAAGGGGAATCAGGAGGGAATCGAGTGGATCGCCGGGACGGTCATGCCTGTCGCCTGGAAGAGGCATTTCGGGAAAGCCAGGGTATTTTATGCCTCCTTTGGACATGTGGCTGCCGACTTTGAAACGGCGGGTTTAAAGGAGATCATGACCAGGGGAATGCTCTGGGCCAGCAGTTGA
- a CDS encoding Gfo/Idh/MocA family oxidoreductase: protein MKHKIMNIGIIGCGTISDIYFQNITEKFTQIRIMGCSDLDPSRREEKSEKYGVPVYSTDVLLNRKDIDIVLNLTTPEHHARINTMALHHGKHVYCEKPFALNREDGMSVLTLASEKGLKTGCAPDTFLGAGMQTCRKLIDEGVIGIPHSAYAFMLCPGHESWHPGPGFYYQPGGGPMLDMGPYYLTALVSLLGPVSSVFGKTGKAFNQRICSAESTKGQVIDVNTWTDYKGLFEFESGVTGLMSMSFDVFKSEAPRIEIHGTKGSLLIPDPNTFGGPVRLFRKGDEKALDIPLYAFPYDENSRGIGLADMARGIETGRPYRASGNLAFHVLDTMLAFEDSSLSGSLVNIESTVEQPEILDLGLAIGEL from the coding sequence TTGAAACATAAAATCATGAATATCGGCATCATAGGATGCGGGACTATCAGCGATATTTACTTTCAGAATATCACTGAGAAATTTACTCAGATCAGGATCATGGGCTGCAGTGATCTGGATCCATCCAGAAGAGAAGAAAAGAGTGAGAAATACGGAGTTCCCGTATATTCGACGGATGTGTTGTTAAATCGGAAGGACATAGACATCGTCCTGAATTTAACGACCCCCGAGCATCATGCCCGGATCAATACAATGGCTTTGCATCATGGAAAACATGTTTATTGTGAAAAACCTTTTGCGCTGAATCGGGAAGATGGCATGTCTGTTCTGACTCTGGCCTCAGAGAAGGGCTTGAAAACGGGGTGTGCTCCCGATACCTTTCTGGGAGCAGGAATGCAGACCTGCCGGAAGCTTATTGACGAAGGCGTGATCGGGATTCCTCATTCAGCCTATGCCTTTATGCTCTGTCCCGGTCATGAAAGCTGGCATCCCGGTCCGGGATTTTATTACCAGCCGGGAGGAGGACCCATGCTGGATATGGGTCCCTACTACCTGACGGCTCTGGTCAGTCTGCTGGGGCCTGTTTCAAGTGTTTTTGGAAAAACCGGAAAGGCTTTTAATCAGAGAATCTGCTCGGCCGAATCTACAAAAGGTCAGGTCATCGATGTGAATACATGGACCGACTATAAGGGCTTATTCGAATTTGAAAGCGGAGTCACCGGGTTGATGAGCATGAGTTTTGATGTCTTTAAAAGCGAGGCACCCCGGATTGAGATTCATGGTACGAAGGGAAGCCTGTTGATTCCCGATCCCAATACCTTCGGCGGGCCAGTTCGATTGTTCCGGAAGGGGGATGAAAAGGCTTTAGATATACCCTTGTATGCCTTTCCCTATGATGAGAACAGCCGGGGAATCGGGCTTGCCGATATGGCCCGGGGCATTGAAACAGGCAGGCCTTACAGAGCCTCGGGAAATCTGGCTTTTCATGTCCTGGATACCATGCTGGCCTTTGAAGATTCCAGCCTAAGCGGGTCTTTAGTGAATATTGAATCAACAGTGGAACAGCCTGAAATACTAGATCTGGGACTGGCTATCGGAGAACTCTAA
- a CDS encoding AraC family transcriptional regulator: MSLFNQNHFYHMESFPRIYPAGQEVQSIGYMKAKKDWIKHSFASMNFSFILSGRGYYSSGGVLHPVQAPVVITQSPGVPMHYGPDRVWEELFFIFPASCHSWFETRGFLKTPFWKIHQTGDIITQIRDMFYNVSRNQIRSDQIDIAIQRLILDSRMESSLPRESPLQIFIHKLHREMEQDCTASFDFHALVRERGYSPSSFRRTWEKMFEVPPGQIQIEFRMRQACRMLAETDLPVKEIAGELGYSDPLYFSKLFKKKRTESPGQYRKRTREPYFSSHFGSR, encoded by the coding sequence ATGTCACTCTTTAATCAAAACCATTTTTATCATATGGAATCCTTTCCCCGGATCTATCCAGCCGGCCAGGAAGTGCAGTCCATCGGCTATATGAAAGCCAAAAAGGACTGGATCAAACATTCCTTTGCCTCCATGAATTTTTCCTTTATCCTCTCTGGACGGGGGTATTATTCCTCCGGGGGAGTGCTCCACCCTGTACAGGCACCCGTGGTGATCACCCAAAGCCCGGGAGTCCCCATGCACTACGGCCCCGACAGAGTCTGGGAAGAGCTGTTCTTTATATTTCCAGCAAGCTGCCACTCCTGGTTTGAAACCAGGGGATTCCTGAAGACTCCTTTCTGGAAGATTCATCAGACAGGAGACATCATCACCCAGATCAGAGATATGTTTTATAATGTCTCCCGGAACCAGATAAGGTCGGATCAGATAGACATAGCCATTCAGAGACTGATCCTTGATTCCCGGATGGAGTCATCTCTGCCCCGGGAATCACCTCTTCAGATTTTCATTCATAAACTTCATAGAGAGATGGAACAGGACTGTACCGCCTCCTTTGATTTTCATGCCCTTGTCCGGGAGCGGGGATACAGTCCCTCCAGTTTCCGCCGCACCTGGGAGAAGATGTTTGAAGTCCCTCCCGGTCAAATTCAGATTGAGTTCAGAATGAGGCAAGCCTGCCGGATGCTGGCGGAAACAGATCTGCCGGTCAAGGAAATAGCAGGGGAACTGGGTTACTCGGATCCTCTCTATTTTTCAAAACTCTTTAAGAAAAAAAGAACGGAAAGCCCCGGGCAATACCGAAAGAGAACCAGAGAACCCTACTTCAGTTCTCACTTTGGTTCCCGGTAA